The Polyangium spumosum genome includes a window with the following:
- a CDS encoding glycosyltransferase family 39 protein codes for MLARLHSLWRRLPAFLGRALPWLVALGASAYLVIYLVLAIVHLRYPFELEWMEGGAVDHVRHILSGKRLYDRPTIEFVPFIYTPLYFYVSAAASKLFGLGFFSLRLVSFLSSLGCLGLIALFVHRETKSRLAAVLAAGLFAGTYRESVAFMDIARVDSLALLLFLGGLYVLRFREGLGFRLLAVAFFLLSFLTKQSMLVAAAPLAVYAFFADGWRRGLAFGVALFGAIGLSTLALDRLHGGWFRYYVFFLPSQHPRVPAMWVDYWIEDLFAPLVISFVAALYWLAASGEGAKKARLFWFFAAAGALGTSWGGRLHAGGWPNVLMPAFSVLAILFGLGVAAALESAGNAPEAHRARLRAAAFGVAALQLACVVYDPRRFVPSRGDEKAGHAFVKTLAALPGDVWVPAHGHLPALAGKRPFAHEMAMQDILGIGGGPAGIALRNEIREALEARRFGAVLPDTDFYKKEINMFYARNERDKPLFSGRDFFPVTGLPTRPRGVWRPRRR; via the coding sequence ATGCTTGCTCGGCTCCACTCCCTTTGGCGGCGCCTGCCCGCCTTCCTCGGCCGCGCCCTCCCGTGGCTCGTGGCCTTGGGCGCCTCCGCGTACCTCGTCATCTATCTCGTGCTCGCGATCGTGCACCTCCGTTATCCCTTCGAGCTCGAATGGATGGAGGGCGGCGCGGTCGACCACGTGCGCCACATCCTCTCGGGCAAGCGCCTCTACGACCGCCCCACGATCGAATTCGTCCCCTTCATCTACACGCCCCTCTACTTCTACGTCTCGGCCGCCGCGAGCAAGCTCTTCGGCCTCGGCTTTTTTTCGCTCCGCCTGGTCTCCTTCCTCTCCTCGCTCGGCTGCCTCGGGCTCATCGCCCTCTTCGTCCATCGGGAGACGAAGAGCCGCCTCGCCGCGGTCCTCGCGGCGGGGTTGTTCGCCGGGACGTACCGCGAGAGCGTCGCCTTCATGGATATCGCGCGGGTCGACTCGCTCGCGCTCCTCCTCTTTCTCGGCGGCCTCTACGTGCTGCGATTCCGCGAGGGGCTCGGCTTCCGGCTCCTCGCCGTCGCCTTTTTCCTGCTCTCGTTCCTCACGAAGCAATCGATGCTCGTGGCGGCGGCGCCGCTCGCCGTGTACGCCTTCTTCGCCGACGGCTGGAGGCGTGGGCTCGCTTTTGGCGTGGCGCTCTTCGGCGCCATCGGGCTCTCGACCCTGGCGCTCGACCGCCTACACGGTGGCTGGTTTCGTTATTACGTCTTCTTTTTGCCCTCGCAGCACCCGCGGGTGCCGGCGATGTGGGTCGATTACTGGATCGAGGACCTCTTCGCGCCGCTCGTGATCTCCTTCGTCGCGGCCCTCTACTGGCTCGCGGCCTCGGGCGAGGGGGCGAAGAAGGCGCGCCTCTTCTGGTTCTTCGCGGCGGCCGGCGCGCTCGGGACCTCGTGGGGCGGGCGGCTGCACGCCGGCGGCTGGCCGAACGTGCTCATGCCTGCGTTCTCCGTGCTCGCCATTCTCTTCGGCCTCGGCGTCGCCGCGGCCCTGGAGAGCGCCGGTAATGCCCCCGAGGCCCATCGCGCCCGCCTGCGCGCCGCGGCGTTTGGCGTGGCGGCCCTCCAGCTCGCCTGCGTCGTCTACGATCCTCGCCGCTTCGTGCCTTCCCGCGGCGACGAGAAGGCGGGCCACGCGTTCGTGAAGACGCTCGCCGCCTTGCCCGGAGACGTCTGGGTCCCGGCGCACGGCCACCTCCCGGCGCTCGCGGGCAAGCGCCCGTTCGCGCACGAAATGGCGATGCAGGACATCCTGGGCATCGGCGGCGGCCCGGCCGGGATCGCGCTCCGGAACGAGATCCGCGAGGCGCTCGAGGCGCGGCGCTTCGGCGCGGTCCTCCCGGACACCGATTTCTACAAGAAAGAGATCAACATGTTTTACGCGCGAAACGAGAGGGACAAGCCGCTCTTCTCGGGGCGCGATTTCTTCCCGGTGACGGGTTTGCCGACGAGGCCGCGGGGGGTGTGGCGCCCGCGGCGGCGCTGA
- a CDS encoding phytoene dehydrogenase, translated as MTSKHFDVVVLGRSLGALVTAALLARRDFTVLVLGQGGRPASYKLGPRTLQRRAFTMLAASSPAWTRVLVELAQSQTWKRRVVPASPMMQVLAPRRRLDIPPDLVLFGREIDREMPEVRRVVDDLYAELARVNGAADEAFERDAVWPPGTFWERRETGRYAAMLPYVRAEPDADLLVELPRGHFFRQVVTSSVAFATDLSSLPPPFAVARLHGAWTRGLYTLPGGEDELEQFMVDRIAAHGGRCMLSARARALHLRRGSAAGVVVDGDDGPTGASFVITDLDGEGLAALSGGEGIHKRAQREWPRITSSVGRFVVSLVVRDEGLPAPLGVESFVLPGDRPALRPAARTAPGAGPRSSAPPAAHRPVIHLERHVMPGVKGESLLVAEVLLPDRSPIPLVGMREVVLSTLAAELPFLERHLRVVDSVHDGLPVWVYEEGRFRPVDRASLTGASTSPEPMVRQLEVDPPGYLGLGGEPIRGPIERTLLVGRSVLPGLGQEGQLLAAWGAARLVTRTDRRKEKMRRDMWSKVEIG; from the coding sequence GTGACCTCGAAGCATTTCGACGTCGTGGTCCTCGGTCGATCGCTCGGCGCGCTCGTGACGGCGGCGCTGCTCGCGCGGCGCGACTTCACGGTGCTCGTGCTCGGCCAGGGAGGGCGGCCGGCGAGCTACAAGCTCGGACCGCGCACGCTGCAGAGGCGCGCCTTCACCATGCTCGCGGCGAGCTCGCCGGCGTGGACACGCGTGCTCGTGGAGCTCGCGCAGTCGCAGACGTGGAAGCGGCGCGTGGTGCCGGCGAGCCCGATGATGCAGGTGCTCGCGCCGCGGCGCAGGCTCGACATCCCGCCCGACCTCGTGCTGTTCGGCCGCGAGATCGACCGCGAGATGCCCGAGGTGCGCCGCGTGGTCGACGACCTCTACGCCGAGCTCGCCCGCGTGAACGGCGCCGCCGACGAGGCCTTCGAGAGGGACGCGGTCTGGCCCCCCGGTACGTTCTGGGAGCGGCGCGAGACGGGGCGTTATGCCGCGATGCTGCCCTACGTGCGCGCCGAGCCAGACGCGGATCTCCTGGTCGAGCTGCCGCGCGGGCACTTCTTCCGCCAGGTGGTGACGTCCTCGGTGGCGTTCGCGACCGACCTCTCCTCGCTCCCGCCGCCCTTCGCCGTGGCGCGCCTGCACGGCGCCTGGACCCGCGGCCTCTACACGCTGCCCGGCGGCGAGGACGAGCTCGAGCAGTTCATGGTCGATCGCATCGCGGCGCATGGCGGTCGTTGCATGCTCTCCGCCCGCGCGCGGGCGCTCCACCTGCGGCGAGGCTCGGCCGCGGGGGTGGTCGTCGACGGCGACGATGGGCCGACGGGCGCGAGCTTCGTGATCACCGACCTCGACGGCGAGGGCCTCGCGGCGCTCTCCGGGGGCGAGGGCATCCACAAGCGCGCCCAGCGCGAGTGGCCGCGGATCACGTCCTCCGTCGGGAGGTTCGTCGTCTCGCTCGTCGTCCGCGACGAGGGTTTGCCCGCGCCCCTCGGGGTGGAGAGCTTCGTCCTGCCCGGCGATCGACCTGCGCTGCGGCCCGCGGCGCGCACGGCTCCCGGCGCCGGGCCCCGCTCGAGCGCGCCGCCGGCCGCGCACCGCCCGGTGATCCACCTCGAGCGACACGTGATGCCCGGCGTGAAGGGCGAGTCGCTGCTCGTCGCGGAGGTCCTCTTGCCCGATCGGAGCCCGATCCCGCTCGTTGGCATGCGCGAGGTGGTGCTCTCGACGCTCGCGGCGGAGCTACCGTTCCTCGAGCGACACCTGCGCGTGGTCGACTCGGTGCACGACGGCCTGCCGGTCTGGGTGTACGAGGAGGGCCGCTTTCGCCCGGTGGATCGGGCCTCGCTCACGGGCGCGTCGACCTCGCCCGAGCCCATGGTCCGGCAGCTCGAGGTCGACCCGCCGGGGTATCTCGGGCTCGGCGGCGAGCCGATCCGAGGGCCGATCGAGCGCACGCTCCTCGTGGGTCGCAGCGTCTTGCCGGGCCTCGGTCAGGAGGGGCAGCTCCTCGCCGCGTGGGGCGCAGCACGGCTCGTCACGCGCACCGACCGCCGCAAGGAGAAGATGCGGCGGGACATGTGGAGCAAGGTCGAGATCGGTTGA
- a CDS encoding M14 family metallopeptidase has protein sequence MHVDADLCGGSIVVSGHRPGAEAELSLRADSAAGIRQWFHFRVRGALDARLELSIVDAGQAMHADAFRGYRALGSYDLERWFRVPTDFDGRRLVLRHRPDHDTVHYSYFAAYPLDRLSALLAVVDRSPRARVLSIGASVEGRPIHLVVLGEDGPGKRRLWIAGRQHPGETMGSWFVEGALARLLAEDDPVTDALLGEAVVYVLPNLNPDGSTRGNFRTNAAGRDLNREWHAPSRDGSPEILAARGVMEQAGVDLFLDVHGDEHADVAFAIGCEGNPGFSERLHDLERRFARSLARREGGFSSELDYGSDDPGKGDLRIGNNWVGERFDCLSMTIEMPFKEGPSGFGPDRASQLGRSSLEAVLESLGVLR, from the coding sequence ATGCACGTCGACGCCGACCTCTGCGGCGGGAGCATTGTCGTGTCGGGCCACCGCCCCGGGGCCGAGGCGGAGCTCTCCTTGCGCGCCGACAGCGCCGCCGGGATCCGGCAATGGTTCCATTTCCGCGTGCGAGGCGCCCTCGACGCGCGCCTCGAGCTCTCCATCGTCGACGCGGGCCAGGCGATGCACGCCGACGCCTTCCGCGGCTACCGCGCGCTTGGTTCTTACGATCTCGAACGATGGTTCCGCGTCCCCACCGATTTCGACGGCCGTCGCCTCGTCCTGCGGCACCGGCCCGATCACGACACGGTCCACTATTCGTATTTCGCGGCCTATCCCCTCGATCGGCTGTCCGCGCTGCTCGCGGTCGTCGATCGCTCGCCGCGGGCGCGCGTGCTCTCGATCGGGGCGAGCGTCGAGGGGCGCCCGATCCACCTCGTCGTGCTCGGCGAGGACGGCCCGGGCAAGCGCCGCTTGTGGATCGCGGGGCGCCAGCATCCGGGCGAGACGATGGGCTCGTGGTTCGTCGAGGGCGCGCTCGCGCGGCTCCTCGCCGAGGACGACCCGGTCACCGACGCGCTGCTCGGCGAGGCCGTGGTGTACGTCCTGCCGAACCTGAACCCGGACGGCAGCACGCGGGGCAATTTCCGCACGAACGCGGCCGGGCGTGATCTCAATCGTGAATGGCACGCGCCGAGCCGCGACGGGAGCCCCGAGATCCTCGCCGCGCGTGGCGTCATGGAGCAGGCGGGCGTCGACCTCTTCCTCGACGTGCACGGCGACGAGCACGCCGACGTCGCGTTCGCCATCGGCTGCGAGGGCAACCCGGGGTTTTCCGAGCGCCTCCACGACCTCGAGCGCCGCTTCGCGCGGAGCCTCGCCCGGCGCGAGGGGGGTTTTTCTTCGGAGCTCGATTATGGCTCCGACGACCCGGGCAAGGGCGACCTGCGAATCGGCAACAACTGGGTCGGCGAGCGCTTCGATTGCTTGTCCATGACGATCGAGATGCCTTTCAAGGAAGGCCCGAGCGGCTTCGGCCCCGATCGCGCCTCGCAGCTCGGGCGCTCCTCGCTCGAGGCCGTGCTCGAATCTTTGGGCGTGCTGCGCTAG
- a CDS encoding esterase-like activity of phytase family protein yields the protein MRSELSRLLLASAALSHLACPSRSSPVPLGDGGVPRQILVTGTDAVGLSSLAVGPSGALFTMTERVPLLIELSPSGAAARQTLVSGAPEGLDFESLAWLSGDTFVIGTEGGCSKTGADRILLAEREGDAARVKRTLDVPLQDWDTKCDEGHGIEGLCAASGRIVVAIENALKGEGSKRYAPIERIDPETGDRAAFRLALTSTKDEKGKISGLDCRARGDDLIEVLAVERHFAVSRILSFVLPTKGPGASAPIEPRVLVDLAPFSNDGKRNFEGIVWKDDAHALLIVDNQYGEKVSGPNELLEVTLPAP from the coding sequence GTGCGATCCGAACTCTCGCGCCTCCTGCTCGCGTCCGCCGCGCTCTCCCACCTCGCGTGCCCGTCGCGCTCCTCGCCCGTCCCTCTGGGCGACGGCGGCGTGCCGCGACAGATCCTCGTGACCGGGACGGACGCCGTGGGCCTCTCGTCGCTCGCGGTGGGCCCCTCGGGCGCGCTCTTCACGATGACCGAGCGCGTGCCCCTCCTGATCGAGCTCTCGCCGAGCGGCGCTGCGGCCCGGCAAACCCTGGTGAGCGGCGCGCCCGAGGGCCTCGATTTCGAGTCGCTCGCGTGGCTCTCGGGCGACACGTTCGTGATCGGCACCGAGGGTGGTTGCTCGAAGACCGGCGCGGATCGGATCCTGCTCGCGGAGCGCGAGGGCGACGCGGCGCGGGTCAAGCGGACGCTCGACGTCCCGCTCCAGGACTGGGACACGAAATGCGACGAGGGGCACGGCATCGAGGGCCTCTGCGCCGCGTCGGGGCGGATCGTCGTGGCCATCGAGAATGCGCTGAAGGGCGAGGGCTCGAAGCGATACGCGCCGATCGAGCGAATCGACCCGGAGACGGGCGACCGAGCCGCCTTCCGCCTCGCGCTCACCAGCACGAAGGACGAAAAAGGAAAGATCTCGGGCCTCGATTGCCGGGCCCGCGGGGACGACCTCATCGAGGTGCTGGCGGTCGAGCGTCATTTCGCGGTTTCGCGGATCCTCTCCTTCGTCCTGCCCACGAAGGGCCCGGGGGCCTCGGCCCCGATCGAGCCTCGTGTGCTCGTCGACCTCGCGCCGTTTTCGAATGACGGCAAGCGCAATTTCGAGGGGATCGTCTGGAAGGACGACGCCCACGCCCTCCTGATCGTCGACAATCAGTACGGCGAGAAGGTCTCCGGGCCGAACGAGCTGCTCGAGGTGACGCTGCCCGCCCCCTGA
- a CDS encoding methanobactin export MATE transporter MbnM, translated as MTNLTLSTAARGPIAVLLLFGSAAGCGGEGEGPLPPEPPAPAAWDFGLPAGYPKPKVPEENPMSADKVELGRRLFYDKRLSGNETQSCASCHEQKLAFTDGRPSGIGSTGEVHPRGSMSIVNVGYLSTLTWANPLMTELEEQALLPLFGETPVELGLAGKEDVLLERLRKEPIYEALFPKAFPGEADPVRISNVVRAIGAFQRTVISYRSAWDRHNYGGDAKALTDAQKRGKELFFSEKLECFHCHGGFNFSDSVEHDGSTFTETMFHNTGLYNLGGTGAYPEENRGVYEITGVSTDMGRFRAPTLRNITLTAPYMHDGSITTLSEVLDHYAAGGRTIADGPNAGVGSQNPYKSELISGFLLTEEEKADVIAFLEALTDEALLVDPRFSDPWTEDDAGGSP; from the coding sequence ATGACAAACCTCACCCTCTCCACCGCCGCGCGCGGCCCGATCGCCGTCCTTTTGCTGTTCGGCTCCGCCGCTGGCTGCGGCGGGGAGGGCGAGGGGCCTCTGCCGCCCGAGCCCCCGGCCCCCGCGGCCTGGGATTTTGGCCTGCCCGCGGGGTACCCGAAGCCCAAGGTGCCGGAGGAGAACCCGATGTCGGCCGACAAGGTCGAGCTCGGTCGGCGCCTCTTTTACGACAAACGTCTGTCCGGGAACGAGACGCAGAGCTGCGCGTCGTGCCACGAGCAGAAGCTCGCGTTCACGGACGGGCGTCCCTCCGGGATCGGCTCGACGGGCGAGGTGCACCCGCGGGGGAGCATGTCGATCGTGAACGTGGGGTATCTGTCCACGCTCACCTGGGCGAACCCCTTGATGACGGAGCTCGAAGAGCAGGCGCTCCTGCCGCTCTTCGGCGAGACGCCGGTCGAGCTCGGGCTCGCGGGAAAGGAAGACGTGCTCCTCGAGCGATTGCGGAAGGAGCCAATCTACGAGGCGCTCTTCCCGAAGGCGTTCCCCGGCGAGGCGGATCCCGTGCGGATCTCGAACGTGGTCCGCGCGATCGGCGCCTTCCAGCGCACCGTGATCTCCTACCGTTCGGCCTGGGATCGTCACAACTACGGGGGCGACGCGAAGGCTTTGACGGACGCGCAGAAGCGGGGCAAGGAGCTCTTCTTCTCGGAGAAGCTCGAGTGCTTCCATTGCCACGGGGGCTTCAATTTCTCGGACTCCGTGGAGCACGACGGAAGCACGTTCACCGAGACGATGTTCCACAACACGGGCCTGTACAACCTCGGCGGCACGGGCGCGTATCCGGAGGAGAACCGCGGGGTCTACGAGATCACGGGCGTGTCCACCGACATGGGCCGGTTCCGCGCGCCGACGTTGCGCAACATCACGCTGACGGCGCCCTACATGCACGACGGCAGCATCACCACGCTCTCGGAGGTGCTCGACCATTACGCGGCCGGCGGTCGCACGATCGCGGACGGGCCGAACGCGGGCGTGGGGAGCCAGAACCCGTACAAGAGCGAGCTCATCAGCGGCTTTTTGTTGACCGAGGAGGAGAAGGCCGACGTGATCGCCTTCCTCGAGGCGCTGACGGACGAGGCGCTGCTCGTGGACCCTCGTTTTTCGGATCCGTGGACAGAGGACGACGCGGGAGGATCGCCGTGA
- the miaA gene encoding tRNA (adenosine(37)-N6)-dimethylallyltransferase MiaA translates to MRPDDPEPREARTPGERDEPNEMAQNAPSWRTIEPPREGELVVVVGPTASGKTELAIRLAERFGGEIINADSVQIYRGYDVGSGKPTAEERARAPHHLVDVADPLVPLDAQTFAELGERAIEDVRRRGRVPIVCGGTFLWIKSLVFGLAPAPPADPAIRARHAAFAEAEGRAALHEKLALVDPESAARLSPNDLVRVSRALEIHELSGKPQSQWFAEHGFREKRHDARLVGVAWPRETLDARIRARVRAWLDAGWIDEVRALLDAGHAAARPMGSVGYKQVRAHLEGSIRREELEDAIVRATRVFARRQRTWLRDEPVLYVALDA, encoded by the coding sequence ATGCGCCCCGACGATCCCGAACCCCGAGAGGCCCGCACCCCGGGCGAGCGCGACGAGCCGAACGAGATGGCGCAAAACGCCCCGTCGTGGCGCACGATCGAGCCGCCACGCGAGGGCGAGCTCGTCGTCGTCGTCGGCCCCACCGCGAGCGGCAAGACCGAGCTCGCGATCCGCCTCGCCGAGCGCTTCGGCGGCGAGATCATCAACGCCGACAGCGTGCAGATCTACCGCGGCTACGACGTCGGCTCCGGCAAGCCCACGGCCGAGGAGCGCGCGCGCGCCCCGCACCACCTCGTCGACGTCGCCGATCCGCTCGTGCCCCTCGACGCCCAGACCTTCGCCGAGCTCGGCGAGCGCGCGATCGAAGACGTGAGGCGCCGCGGCCGCGTGCCCATCGTCTGCGGCGGGACGTTCCTCTGGATCAAATCCCTCGTCTTCGGCCTCGCCCCCGCGCCGCCCGCCGATCCCGCGATCCGCGCGCGCCACGCCGCGTTCGCCGAGGCCGAAGGGCGCGCGGCCCTGCACGAGAAGCTCGCCTTGGTCGACCCCGAGAGCGCCGCGCGGCTCTCGCCGAACGACCTCGTCCGCGTGAGCCGCGCGCTCGAGATTCACGAGCTCTCCGGCAAGCCGCAGAGCCAGTGGTTCGCCGAGCACGGCTTCCGCGAGAAGCGCCACGACGCGCGCCTCGTCGGCGTCGCCTGGCCCCGCGAGACGCTCGACGCGCGGATCCGCGCGCGTGTCCGGGCGTGGCTCGACGCCGGCTGGATCGACGAGGTGCGCGCGCTGCTCGACGCGGGCCACGCCGCGGCGCGGCCCATGGGATCGGTCGGCTACAAGCAGGTGCGCGCGCACCTCGAAGGCTCGATACGGCGCGAGGAGCTCGAGGACGCCATCGTCCGCGCGACGCGTGTCTTCGCGCGCCGCCAGCGCACGTGGCTGCGCGACGAGCCCGTGCTTTACGTCGCGCTCGACGCCTGA
- a CDS encoding phosphatase PAP2 family protein, protein MSAMSRSVFSFVFVACLAAPAVAWAEGAPPPARPMMRVNLPVDLTVTGVGAAAWITTEILKSRIAPATCRWCSPPGGDDAIARGLGWDNRKTAATISDVGLFGVAPLAAFGGSALVVYTNGGTLGEWGTDALVILESLVVAADLTQIVKFTVGRERPLLEYGPATAEERKNRDNNLSFFSGHASSTFSLAVSSGMVASLKGYRAAPFIWATGLTIAATTGYLRIAADKHYFSDVVIGAIVGSAVGFVVPWLHRPRADGSGPRLSGMNAGPLPSGGALVGFSGMLD, encoded by the coding sequence ATGTCCGCCATGTCGCGCTCGGTGTTTTCGTTCGTCTTCGTCGCGTGCCTCGCCGCGCCCGCCGTCGCCTGGGCCGAGGGCGCGCCGCCGCCCGCTCGCCCGATGATGCGCGTGAACCTGCCGGTCGACCTCACGGTGACCGGCGTGGGCGCCGCCGCGTGGATCACGACGGAGATCCTGAAATCGAGGATCGCGCCGGCGACGTGCCGCTGGTGCAGCCCGCCGGGGGGCGACGACGCGATCGCGAGGGGGCTCGGCTGGGACAATCGGAAGACGGCGGCCACGATCAGCGACGTGGGGCTCTTCGGGGTCGCGCCCCTCGCCGCGTTCGGCGGGAGCGCGCTCGTCGTGTACACGAACGGCGGCACGCTCGGGGAGTGGGGGACGGACGCGCTCGTGATCCTGGAGTCGCTCGTCGTCGCGGCCGACCTCACCCAGATCGTGAAGTTCACCGTGGGGCGGGAGCGGCCGCTGCTCGAATATGGCCCCGCGACCGCGGAGGAGCGGAAAAACCGCGACAACAACCTCTCGTTTTTCTCGGGCCACGCCTCGTCCACGTTCTCGCTCGCCGTGTCGAGCGGGATGGTGGCGAGCTTGAAGGGATACCGCGCGGCGCCCTTCATCTGGGCCACGGGGCTCACGATCGCCGCGACGACGGGGTATCTGCGCATCGCCGCGGACAAACATTATTTCTCGGACGTGGTGATCGGCGCGATCGTGGGCTCGGCCGTCGGCTTCGTGGTGCCGTGGCTGCACCGGCCGAGGGCCGACGGTTCGGGGCCGCGGCTCTCGGGGATGAACGCGGGTCCCCTGCCGAGCGGCGGGGCGCTCGTCGGCTTCAGCGGGATGCTCGATTAG
- the purN gene encoding phosphoribosylglycinamide formyltransferase, which yields MTLDLGVLISGRGSNLQAILDAIAAGKLDARVRLVISNRPGAPGLRRAEEAGAPTAVISHKDHPDRASFDAALVTALQQAGVTWVVLAGFMRIVTSVLLDAFPGRVINIHPSLLPAFPGVSAQGQALAHGVRITGCTVHLVDAGTDTGPILAQAAVPVLPDDTEERLSARILAREHELLVHVLSAIAAEKFAVRPSATPSGPSRVELVGVPSALGVVVDD from the coding sequence ATGACCCTCGACCTCGGTGTGCTCATCTCCGGCCGCGGCTCCAACCTCCAGGCGATCCTCGACGCGATCGCGGCAGGGAAGCTCGACGCGCGCGTCCGCCTGGTGATCTCGAACCGCCCCGGCGCGCCGGGCCTTCGACGCGCAGAGGAGGCCGGCGCGCCGACGGCCGTGATCAGCCACAAGGATCACCCGGACCGCGCCTCGTTCGACGCCGCGCTCGTGACCGCGCTCCAACAAGCCGGCGTGACGTGGGTGGTGCTCGCGGGCTTCATGCGGATCGTCACGAGCGTCCTGCTCGACGCGTTCCCCGGCCGGGTGATCAACATCCACCCCTCGCTCTTGCCCGCGTTCCCCGGCGTGAGCGCGCAGGGGCAGGCGCTCGCGCACGGCGTGCGGATCACGGGCTGCACGGTGCACCTCGTCGACGCCGGGACGGACACGGGGCCGATCCTCGCGCAAGCCGCGGTGCCGGTGCTGCCGGACGACACGGAGGAGCGTTTGTCCGCGCGGATCCTCGCCCGCGAGCACGAGCTCCTCGTGCACGTGCTCTCCGCGATCGCCGCGGAGAAATTCGCGGTGCGCCCGTCGGCGACGCCTTCGGGCCCGTCTCGCGTCGAGCTCGTGGGCGTCCCGAGCGCGCTCGGCGTCGTGGTGGACGATTGA
- a CDS encoding AMIN-like domain-containing (lipo)protein, which produces MRTPLLLLLASPMLFACRDAAPDATKPPAEATTATAPSVAQAPAPPPAETAAPAPTPPPAAPTQGAKEPGETAPEVFEGTAAATEKKIAEVHTVELRSVRSARHAGFDRVVFEFSGHALPGYRIEYIDKPVRRCGTGDVVEMAGQGWLKVRMTPARAHDEAGRPTVGSSPERPKLPVLLELSPTCDFEGELSFVLGVAKPNRYRVLELREPPRLVVDVRH; this is translated from the coding sequence ATGCGTACGCCCCTCCTGCTCCTGCTCGCCAGCCCGATGCTCTTCGCCTGCCGCGACGCCGCGCCCGACGCCACGAAGCCGCCGGCCGAAGCCACCACGGCCACGGCGCCAAGCGTGGCCCAAGCGCCCGCGCCGCCTCCCGCCGAGACCGCCGCGCCGGCCCCGACGCCGCCGCCGGCCGCGCCCACGCAGGGGGCGAAGGAGCCCGGGGAGACGGCGCCCGAGGTGTTCGAGGGGACGGCCGCGGCCACCGAAAAGAAGATCGCCGAGGTGCACACGGTCGAGCTCCGCTCGGTCCGGTCCGCGCGCCACGCGGGGTTCGATCGGGTCGTATTCGAGTTCTCCGGGCACGCATTGCCCGGCTACCGGATCGAGTACATCGACAAACCCGTCCGCCGCTGCGGCACGGGCGACGTCGTGGAGATGGCCGGCCAGGGATGGCTGAAGGTCCGCATGACGCCGGCGCGGGCGCACGACGAGGCGGGCCGCCCGACCGTGGGCTCGAGCCCCGAGCGCCCGAAGCTGCCGGTGTTGCTCGAGCTATCGCCGACCTGCGATTTCGAGGGAGAGCTCTCCTTCGTGCTCGGCGTCGCCAAGCCGAACCGGTATCGCGTGCTCGAGCTCCGCGAGCCGCCGCGGCTCGTCGTCGACGTGCGCCACTGA
- a CDS encoding serine/threonine-protein kinase: protein MVQVNEVIDGQYRILRRIGEGGHGTVYEAEDLDIGAPVAVKFLRPEVADEPEFATRLRREARAMGALSGTSAVQIFALNRSKAGQMYLVMELLRGKDFEHFLVDHERDIGRLSRSRLFELLSPIVDTLDVAHQRGIVHRDIKPANIFVLDSTARGPVRLLDFGLVKVLAVSTPLTQDGLVVGSPSYIAPEGWQGRPDRVTPAADVYALGAVIFRALAGRVPFPAETLIDVVKMSTRGERPSLHALRPDLPIAIDAWVERALAIEPERRFPTVRELWLPLVGMLGRGGAG, encoded by the coding sequence ATGGTTCAGGTGAACGAGGTGATCGACGGGCAGTACCGGATCCTCCGGCGCATCGGCGAAGGCGGGCACGGCACCGTCTACGAGGCCGAGGACCTCGACATCGGTGCGCCCGTGGCCGTCAAATTCCTGCGCCCCGAGGTCGCGGACGAGCCCGAGTTCGCGACCCGCCTGCGGAGGGAGGCGCGCGCGATGGGCGCCTTGTCGGGCACGAGCGCCGTGCAGATCTTCGCGCTGAACCGCTCGAAGGCCGGGCAGATGTACCTCGTGATGGAGCTCCTGCGCGGCAAGGACTTCGAACATTTCCTCGTCGATCACGAGCGCGACATCGGCAGGCTCTCGCGCTCGAGGCTCTTCGAACTGCTCTCGCCGATCGTGGACACGCTCGACGTCGCGCACCAGCGGGGGATCGTGCACCGCGACATCAAGCCGGCGAACATCTTCGTGCTCGATTCGACGGCGCGGGGGCCGGTGCGGTTGCTCGATTTTGGCCTCGTCAAGGTGCTCGCGGTGTCGACGCCGCTCACGCAGGACGGGCTCGTCGTGGGGTCGCCGTCGTACATCGCGCCCGAGGGCTGGCAAGGTCGGCCCGACCGGGTCACGCCGGCGGCGGACGTGTACGCGCTCGGCGCCGTGATCTTCCGCGCGCTCGCCGGTCGGGTGCCGTTCCCCGCGGAGACGTTGATCGACGTGGTGAAAATGAGCACGCGCGGAGAGCGGCCGAGCCTGCACGCGCTGCGGCCGGATTTGCCCATTGCGATCGACGCCTGGGTCGAGCGCGCGCTCGCCATCGAGCCGGAGCGCCGCTTTCCGACCGTGCGAGAGCTGTGGCTGCCGCTCGTGGGCATGCTCGGGCGCGGCGGCGCGGGCTGA